Proteins from a genomic interval of Trichoderma breve strain T069 chromosome 2, whole genome shotgun sequence:
- a CDS encoding memo-like protein domain-containing protein: MNIRPASKAGSWYESDPEILAGELDEYLAKVPENVDGYSLPIPGARIIIAPHAGYAYSGPNAAWAYSCLDLSKAKRVFILGPSHTYGFSGCAVTTFSRYSTPLGDFNVDRDTIERVKEAGGMKNAPPRNDVAEHSLEMHLPYLYKRCQQTFKSPEEFPTVVPIIVGSTSREDEKHTGRLLLSYLKDEENAFIISSDFCHWGTRFDYAVPKPSGPPIYETIRLLDEAAMDAVKSGSHDAFVDNLRHTGNTVCGRHPIGVAMAALELYAKELDDENKSRFKVVKYDRSSEVIWPDDSSVSYVSAYAVL, encoded by the exons ATGAATATCAGACCAGCATCGAAGGCCGGCTCATGGTATGAGAGCGACCCAGAAATCTTGGCTGGAGAACTCGATGAGTATCTTGCAAAGGTTCCAGAGAATGTCGATGGCTATTCGCTGCCAATACCAGGGGCCCGAATCATTATTGCGCC ACACGCCGGATATGCCTACTCGGGACCAAATGCCGCTTGGGCTTATAGCTGTTTGGATCTCAGCAAGGCGAAGCGGGTATTTATCCTGGGGCCGTCTCATACTTACGGCTTCTCAGGCTGTGCTGTCACAACATTTTCACGATATTCCACGCCCCTCGGTGACTTTAATGTGGACAGGGACACCATTGAGCGTGTAAAGGAAGCTGGAGGGATGAAAAATGCACCGCCTAGGAACGACGTCGCGGAGCATTCTCTAGAAATGCACTTGCCGTATCTTTACAAACGATGTCAACAAACCTTCAAGTCGCCAGAAGAATTCCCGACGGTGGTTCCCATCATTGTTGGAAGTACTagcagagaagatgagaagcataCTGGCCGGCTGCTTCTATCCTATctcaaggatgaagaaaatgccttcatcatcagctcaGACTTTTGCCACTGGGGAACACGATTTGACTATGCTGT CCCAAAGCCATCAGGACCGCCCATTTACGAAACCATTCGTCTGCTCGATGAAGCGGCTATGGATGCCGTCAAGAGCGGCAGTCATGACGCCTTTGTCGATAACCTGAGACATACCGGAAATACAGTATGTGGGAGACATCCAATTGGTGTTGCGATGGCTGCCCTCGAGCTCTACGCCAAAGAGCTCGACGACGAAAACAAGAGCCGCTTCAAAGTTGTGAAATATGACCGTAGCAGTGAAGTTATATGGCCGGATGACTCGAGCGTCAGCTATGTTTCTGCTTATGCAGTTTTGTGA
- a CDS encoding syntaxin domain-containing protein has product MAQQYGYGGKQNPYDQRDDNNYSGGGYDQGGYDTPPPGYNNTPYGAGGRGYDQTGATAVEMAPLTQNAGGMAREDPNAIRNECRDIGNEIGQVEASLEQIKQMQTRVLNDTDTSSTSNSNRQLDALTTETTTHYRALVERVRQVKSKPEGQSAANREHVSRVDRRLKDVITKYQGVESEFQAAVKQQMSRQYRIVRPDATEEEVQAAVNDAGSGQIFSQAMMQSDRQGKARAALSAVQDRHKELLKIEQQMTELFQLMQDLDTLVVQQDATIVQIEQKGEEVVENLDKGNEEIAVAVTTARATRKKKWICLGIVVAIIAIVVIIVLIYVFVIRGNNNNKKRSLLEGVAMPAVRLGARIPAVDDALALRLGRIAHGRPHMPVAPPLK; this is encoded by the exons ATGGCACAACAGTACGG ATACGGCGGGAAGCAAAACCCGTACGACCAACGGGACGACAACAACTACAGCGGCGGTGGCTATGACCAGGGCGGCTATGACACTCCCCCTCCCGGCTATAATAATACCCCCTATGGCGCTGGTGGCCGTGGTTACGACCAGACTGGAG CCACAGCTGTCGAGATGGCTCCTCTGACGCAAAACGCCGGCGGCATGGCCCGCGAAGACCCCAACGCGATCCGCAACGAGTGCCGTGACATCGGCAACGAAATCGGCCAAGTCGAAGCCAGCCTAGAACAGATCAAGCAGATGCAAACCCGAGTCCTCAATGACACCGACACCTCCTCGACCAGCAATTCTAACCGCCAATTGGATGCCCTCACCACCGAGACCACGACTCACTATCGTGCCCTTGTCGAACGTGTGCGCCAAGTCAAGTCCAAGCCTGAAGGTCAAAGTGCTGCGAACAGAGAGCATGTGAGCCGAGTCGATCGACGGCTCAAGGACGTCATCACCAAGTACCAGGGTGTCGAGTCGGAATTCCAGGCTGCCGTCAAGCAACAGATGAGCCGCCAATATCGCATTGTCCGCCCCGACGCTacagaggaggaggtccAGGCCGCTGTCAACGATGCTGGCAGTGGCCAAATCTTCAGCCAAGCCATGATGCAGAGCGACAGACAGGGCAAGGCTCGTGCGGCACTCAGCGCTGTTCAGGACCGCCacaaggagctgctcaagattGAGCAGCAGATGACGGAGCTGTTCCAGCTCATGCAGGATCTTGATACCCTGGTCGTCCAGCAGGATGCCACCATTGTGCAGATTGAGCAGAAGGGtgaggaggttgtcgagAACCTCGACAAGGGCAATGAGGAGATTGCCGTGGCTGTCACAACTGCCAGGGCTaccaggaagaagaagtggatTTGCCTCGGTATTGTTG TTGCCATTATTGCcattgtcgtcatcatcgtcctcatctaCGTCTTTGTCATCCGaggaaacaacaacaacaagaagcgATCTCTGCTCGAGGGAGTGGCAATGCCAGCTGTTCGTCTCGGCGCCCGTATCCCCGCCGTGGACGATGCTCTGGCCCTGAGACTTGGCCGCATAGCCCACGGAAGGCCTCACATGCCCGTCGCACCCCCACTGAAATGA
- a CDS encoding cation efflux family domain-containing protein: MAKSSRFAWSKSTRIKVMIAIDTAFFLLELICGFLAHSLALTADAFHMLNDIISLAIGLWAVMASQKATTDEFTFGWVRAEILGAFFNAVFLIALCVSIILEALTRFVEPPEINNPKLILIVGCAGLFSNLLGFVVLGGHGHDHGHDHDHDHGDGHEHEHAHEHDHAHSHGDPCDLEEGQYDGASIADEQGAVGDVLPEVIVRRAVETGRRASTESPETARRIHFGDDSTSRDESNTRASRASTQSRGREHQRQPNKGHARFASIEDMSIHPASFRQEILAASRAASSTVCATSQNDSGEETPFTDSENDVNEASPLLQDSKGSHLSYSHSSSSKKPRTRRDSGVHNGHNHTLPQKPGTKVSGHNHADMGMHAMMLHVIGDALGNVGVIITALIIWLTDWPGKLYADPAVSLATPENISISKIRDDIESLRGVVSCHHIHVWQLSDTKIVASLHLQVSSELDTHNGEKYMQLARQARKCLHGHGIHSATIQPEFCLDNSHQHDGDATALTHDGTSEEPARLCLLDCVDDCRAEGCCVVETSSACSTRRASESSHSAHSEGHSHGDGHNHQH, translated from the exons ATGGCGAAATCCTCTCGGTTTGCGTGGTCCAAGAGCACCCGCATCAAAGTCATGATTGCCATCGACAcggccttcttccttcttgagCTGATATGCGGATTTCTGGCGCATTCGCTGGCACTGACGGCCGATGCCTTCCACATG TTAAACGACATCATCTCGCTAGCCATCGGTCTGTGGGCCGTGATGGCGTCGCAAAAGGCCACTACAGACGAGTTCACCTTTGGC TGGGTACGAGCCGAGATTCTAGGCGCCTTCTTCAATGCAGTCTTCTTAATCGCGCTTTGcgtctccatcatcctcgaAGCCCTGACTCGCTTCGTTGAGCCGCCCGAGATCAACAACCCGAAACTCATTCTGATCGTTGGCTGTGCCGGTCTATTCTCCAACTTGCTGGGCTTTGTGGTTTTGGGAGGTCACGGACACGACCACGGACACGACCACGACCATGATCATGGCGACGGCCACGAACATGAACATGCACATGAACACGACCACGCTCACTCGCACGGCGACCCCTGTGATCTTGAGGAGGGGCAGTATGATGGTGCCTCTATCGCTGATGAGCAAGGGGCTGTTGGCGATGTCCTCCCTGAAGTAATTGTCAGAAGAGCTGTCGAGACGGGACGCCGAGCTAGCACAGAGAGCCCCGAGACTGCGAGACGCATTCACTTTGGCGACGATTCTACAAGTCGAGATGAGTCCAACACCAGGGCAAGCCGAGCATCTACCCAATCCAGGGGCCGAGAGCACCAACGCCAGCCCAACAAAGGCCATGCCCGCTTCGCTAGCATCGAGGACATGAGCATTCACCCGGCCAGTTTTCGACAGGAGATTCTAGCTGCTAGTAGAGCTGCATCATCCACCGTCTGTGCGACTAGTCAAAATGACTCTGGAGAGGAGACTCCCTTTACCGACTCGGAGAATGACGTTAATGAGGCATCACCACTTCTCCAGGACTCAAAGggatctcatctctcctACTCCCACAGCTCTTCCTCTAAGAAACCGAGAACTCGACGAGATTCTGGTGTGCACAATGGCCATAACCACACGCTTCCACAAAAGCCAGGCACCAAGGTCAGCGGTCACAACCATGCCGATATGGGTATGCATGCCATGATGCTCCATGTCATTGGCGATGCTTTGGGAAATGTCGGTGTCATCATCACagctctcatcatctggctCACCGACTGGCCCGGCAAGCTCTACGCTGATCCGGCCGTCTCTCTC GCGACTCCTGAGAACATCAGCATTTCAAAAATCCGAGATGATATCGAAAGCCTCAGGGGAGTCGTCAGCTGCCACCACATCCACGTATGGCAGCTTTCTGATACCAAGATTGTTGCCAGCTTGCATCTCCAAGTGTCCTCCGAACTCGACACGCACAACGGCGAGAAGTACATGCAGCTAGCCAGGCAGGCCAGAAAATGCCTGCACGGCCACGGCATTCACAGCGCCACGATCCAACCCGAGTTCTGTCTTGATAATAGCCACCAGCACGACGGTGACGCAACGGCGCTCACTCATGACGGAACATCCGAAGAGCCCGCTCGTCTCTGCCTCCTTGACTGCGTCGATGATTGTCGGGCAGAGGGATGCTGTGTGGTTGAAACTTCCTCGGCGTGTTCAACTCGACGAGCTAGCGAATCGTCGCATAGCGCGCACAGCGAAGGCCACAGTCACGGCGATGGCCACAATCACCAGCATTAG